In Rahnella aquatilis CIP 78.65 = ATCC 33071, one DNA window encodes the following:
- a CDS encoding NAD(P)H-dependent oxidoreductase, translated as MTTLNEKLAWRYATKKFDATKTVPAEKIENIIEAVRLAPTSSGLQPFELLVVTNPDIRAKIRTVAWDQAQVTDCSHLLVFAAWDDITPERVNMMFDLTNEVRGFKNEGWENYRQMLLGIVAERGTEANYQAAARQAYIGLGAALIAAAFEEVDATPMEGFDPAAVDEILGLKDKNLRSVVILPLGYRAHEGDWLVNLKKVRRSRENFVIEIK; from the coding sequence ATGACGACCTTAAACGAAAAACTGGCATGGCGCTACGCCACCAAGAAGTTTGATGCGACTAAAACGGTTCCGGCTGAAAAGATTGAAAATATTATTGAGGCCGTGCGTCTGGCCCCCACCTCAAGCGGCCTGCAACCCTTCGAACTGTTGGTGGTCACCAATCCTGATATCCGCGCAAAAATCCGCACCGTTGCCTGGGATCAGGCGCAGGTCACCGACTGTTCTCACCTGCTGGTGTTCGCCGCATGGGACGACATCACGCCAGAACGGGTAAACATGATGTTCGACCTGACCAACGAGGTTCGTGGTTTTAAAAACGAAGGCTGGGAAAACTATCGCCAGATGCTGCTGGGCATTGTGGCTGAACGCGGTACCGAAGCGAATTATCAGGCTGCCGCCCGTCAGGCTTACATCGGTTTGGGTGCCGCACTGATCGCCGCCGCATTTGAAGAAGTTGATGCGACGCCAATGGAAGGATTTGATCCTGCTGCCGTGGATGAAATCCTCGGCCTGAAAGACAAAAACCTGCGCAGCGTCGTGATCCTGCCGCTGGGCTATCGCGCCCACGAAGGCGACTGGCTGGTGAACCTGAAGAAAGTTCGCCGCAGCCGTGAAAACTTCGTCATCGAAATCAAGTAA
- a CDS encoding putative bifunctional diguanylate cyclase/phosphodiesterase produces the protein MLRKLRNKAKVELYVWTGLFIATYLFCLYFNMNEVFYTFFTSYEIYNLDEIFIALNVTGFLGLIFSFMRIKTMEKEINRRMEAEKNFQWVECHDLVTGLPNITILNAAIAQYSYENKTRCGIFTIEINRLKDINNIFGHDHHNEILKIVAERLLNIFPGCVYKLAADSFLVLKTNIDKTNLSSLSARVMRSLCSPVNLDGFTFNISANMGISRFPEDSSDLKKVIQQSDCAMHVAKKAGREQIRAFSADMEDSLLAMAQLESDFKSALQNKVFVSHYQPLVDLKSEKIIGFEALARWEISEGKFIPPSKFIALAEDTGAITELTEYLLREACLDALKWPSDKFLSFNLSPFLLCNKDLKSRIIAILDDVGFPPERLEVEVTESALFSDKHLARYTLKRLRDAGVKIALDDFGTGYSSLSQLCNFPFDTLKIDKSFIDTFQTNEKQNKIVCSILSLANALNVKVVAEGIEYKSQLIILQELGCDIGQGYYLGKPAPVATIRQSIKSPLTEA, from the coding sequence ATGTTAAGAAAGCTTCGCAATAAGGCTAAGGTCGAGCTGTATGTTTGGACAGGGTTATTCATAGCAACCTATTTATTTTGTCTGTATTTTAATATGAATGAGGTTTTCTATACTTTTTTTACGTCCTATGAAATTTATAATTTAGATGAAATTTTCATCGCACTTAATGTGACTGGTTTTCTCGGCCTGATTTTTTCCTTTATGAGAATAAAAACAATGGAAAAGGAAATAAACAGACGCATGGAGGCTGAAAAGAATTTTCAGTGGGTCGAATGTCATGATCTGGTGACAGGATTACCCAATATAACCATATTAAACGCTGCTATCGCTCAATATAGCTATGAAAACAAAACCCGCTGTGGAATATTCACCATTGAAATAAACAGGCTAAAAGATATTAATAACATTTTCGGGCATGACCATCACAATGAAATATTAAAAATCGTCGCAGAAAGACTGCTGAATATATTTCCGGGTTGCGTTTATAAATTAGCAGCAGACAGTTTCCTTGTCCTGAAAACCAATATTGACAAAACGAACCTGAGCTCACTGTCCGCGCGGGTTATGCGCAGCCTGTGTTCACCGGTTAATCTGGACGGGTTTACCTTCAATATTTCTGCCAATATGGGCATTTCACGGTTTCCGGAAGATTCATCCGATCTTAAAAAAGTCATTCAGCAGTCCGACTGTGCTATGCATGTTGCTAAAAAAGCGGGCAGAGAGCAGATCAGAGCATTCTCTGCAGACATGGAAGATTCTCTGTTAGCCATGGCTCAACTGGAAAGTGATTTTAAATCGGCCTTGCAAAACAAAGTTTTTGTCAGTCATTACCAGCCCTTAGTGGATCTGAAATCAGAAAAAATCATAGGTTTTGAAGCCCTTGCCCGATGGGAAATCTCGGAGGGGAAATTCATCCCGCCTTCGAAGTTCATTGCTCTTGCGGAAGACACGGGGGCAATAACAGAACTGACAGAATATCTCTTACGGGAGGCATGCCTTGATGCGCTAAAATGGCCATCCGATAAATTCTTGTCCTTCAATCTTTCACCGTTCCTTTTATGCAACAAGGATCTTAAATCAAGGATCATCGCTATCCTTGATGATGTGGGTTTTCCGCCAGAGCGGCTGGAAGTGGAAGTCACGGAAAGCGCGTTATTTAGCGATAAACACCTTGCCCGATATACCCTTAAAAGACTCCGTGACGCAGGCGTTAAAATCGCTCTCGATGATTTTGGTACAGGATATTCAAGCCTTTCTCAGCTCTGTAACTTCCCTTTTGATACTTTGAAAATTGATAAGAGTTTTATTGATACATTTCAGACGAATGAGAAACAGAATAAAATCGTTTGTTCTATCCTTTCCCTTGCCAACGCACTCAACGTGAAAGTCGTTGCGGAAGGCATTGAATATAAAAGTCAGCTTATTATATTACAGGAACTCGGATGTGACATTGGTCAGGGATATTATCTCGGGAAACCGGCCCCTGTCGCCACTATTCGTCAATCAATCAAATCACCTTTAACGGAAGCTTAA